The following coding sequences are from one Brienomyrus brachyistius isolate T26 chromosome 2, BBRACH_0.4, whole genome shotgun sequence window:
- the si:dkey-220o5.5 gene encoding actin filament-associated protein 1-like 2 yields the protein MDKQKVLNRLVLDLQSFLLVLDNENLSYIAQAQKKSISDLLSKLQDTPVEDAEYMIMNCPSGTTNSDLRENQTVAGGFLQSMVNLSHAEEPSSSAEWLLKGSKGPVLPPYPPDGLDDDCYEEAEPFVPVSQPTDAVDSDSSHYESYGEEEGDSVKDRAHYIQWSASQPCLRSPPESRICGYLSRKKWLGQWKKQLFIIRNTALLCYKCAKDLNPLLELELRGCQVVYKCKHGKKMQHELKVVAGSDTVVIGFQSCQQAEEWRKIIEEVSSSFQYEKESHSSSSLLKCDRLDSCRSSTVLHTDSEDDKLSGLPSAISSAEVRDKGFLNVLMNCQWQSLWCQVEHGMLKMFRDEVCEESPQYSVQLRGCEIRSGEDTAQAYRITVALHGDQVAVLEASCADEKERWLQLLQDGSLELAESQYEQLDSMLDAGPSRPLSGLMTRKFPTSNMYIDDPFQQLCGIVQSQPIYSNTCILEHRFQKSQNNTQRDSVIFKDESNYINKGTFSNHTLKVAPDLARGVQKLELVGKRRTQLHAGSEANLVTAGRPPKRSSFRQSLAFCTERAQGGFLTPLLRRTASAKNSLKRAPSAIFMEKGKVFQRKKEWETKASA from the exons ATGGACAAACAAAAAG TGCTGAACCGGCTAGTCTTGGACCTTCAGTCGTTTCTCTTGGTCCTGGACAACGAGAACCTCAGCTATATTGCTCAGGCCCAGAAAAAGTCTATTTCAGACTTGCTGTCTAAACTACAGGACACTCCTG TGGAGGATGCAGAATACATGATTATGAACTGTCCGTCTGGAACCACCAACAGTGATCTCAGGGAAAATCAGACAGTCGCTG GGGGCTTCCTCCAGTCCATGGTTAACCTCAGTCATGCTGAAGAGCCATCGTCCTCAGCTGAATGGCTGCTGAAGGGG AGCAAGGGGCCTGTCCTGCCTCCTTACCCCCCCGATGGCTTGGATGATGACTGCTATGAAGAGGCAGAACCATTCGTTCCAGTGAGTCAGCCCACAG ACGCGGTGGACTCTGACAGCAGCCACTATGAATCGTACGGCGAGGAAGAGGGGGACTCTGTAAAGGATCGGGCTCATTACATCCAATGGAGCGCCTCGCAGCCGTGCCTCCGCTCCCCGCCAGAGTCACGCATCTGCGGCTACCTCTCGAGAAAGAAGTGGCTGGGCCAGTGGAAGAAGCAGCTCTTCATCATCCGCAACACGGCCCTCCTG TGCTACAAATGTGCCAAGGACCTGAACCCCCTGCTGGAGCTGGAGCTGAGGGGCTGCCAGGTGGTGTATAAGTGCAAGCATGGCAAGAAGATGCAGCATGAGCTGAAGGTGGTGGCGGGTTCGGACACCGTGGTCATCGGCTTCCAGAGCTGCCAGCAGGCTGAGGAATGGCGGAAG ATCATTGAAGAAGTGAGCAGCTCCTTCCAATACGAGAAGGAATCTCACAGTTCGTCCTCATTGCTGAAGTGTGACAGGCTGGATTCTTGCAGG TCAAGCACCGTTCTCCACACGGACTCGGAAGACGACAAACTCTCTGGCCTTCCTTCTGCTATCAGCAGTGCGGAAGTGAGAGATAAGG GCTTCCTGAACGTCCTGATGAACTGCCAGTGGCAGAGTCTGTGGTGCCAGGTGGAGCACGGCATGCTGAAGATGTTCCGGGACGAGGTGTGTGAGGAGAGCCCGCAGTACAGCGTGCAGCTCCGGGGGTGTGAAATCCGCTCCGGCGAGGACACGGCACAGGCCTACCGCATCACTGTGGCCCTGCACGGGGACCAAGTGGCTGTTCTGGAG GCCAGCTGCGCAGACGAGAAGGAGCGCTGGCTCCAGCTCCTGCAGGACGGGAGCCTGGAGCTGGCAGAGTCCCAGTATGAGCAGCTGGACTCCATGCTGGATGCTGGGCCTAGCAGACCGCTCAG TGGTTTGATGACTCGTAAATTCCCGACCTCCAACATGTACATCGACGACCCCTTTCAGCAGTTGTGTGGGATAGTGCAAAGCCAGCCAATCTACTCAAACACATGCATTTTGGAGCACAGG TTCCAGAAGTCTCAGAACAATACACAGAGAGATTCAGTGATTTTTAAAGATGAAAGTAACTATATCAACAAAGGAACCTTCTCCAACCACA CCCTGAAGGTGGCACCAGACCTGGCGCGGGGGGTGCAGAAGCTGGAACTGGTCGGGAAAAGACGTACACAGCTTCACGCAGGATCAGAGGCGAACCTGGTGACGGCTGGCAGGCCTCCCAAGCGCTCCTCCTTCAGACAGTCTTTGGCCTTCTGCACTGAAAGGGCACAG GGAGGGTTCCTGACACCCTTGCTGCGACGCACTGCCTCTGCAAAGAATTCCCTGAAACGAGCTCCCTCTGCCATCTTTATGGAGAAGGGCAAGGTCTTCCAGAGAAAGAAG GAGTGGGAGACAAAAGCCTCTGCATGA
- the LOC125722939 gene encoding dematin-like: MMQKRQTRTSPGSVSSSRGTNVPGSPAVTIVAKIDNQVIGYKDLAAIPKDKAILEIERPDLMIYQPHFSYVSLDKSDQLPSSGERSMSPRSISPPPSPESSTCKEPRECLEQQSPAGSSPAPVVPNRRISSTVRPLQHFHRPQNGTNIYKKPPIYKQDLTVLIPQSKHIEDLIIESSKFPAAQPPDPNQPSKIETDYWPCPPSLAVLETEWRKKATSQKGREEDHEEGDEEYDDGNLMEDVWRLQQLQKQELNKIQSNLGKLILKEEIERSVPNQRKTRSLPDRTPMHLGSSSRASKSTSLPSCNRSGLTRLQSDELSPDSDKGGSSDLSLWNAHGDSQRPE, encoded by the exons ATGATGCAAAAG CGGCAAACTCGGACTTCCCCAGGCAGTGTGAGCTCCTCGCGGGGCACCAATGTCCCTGGATCCCCAGCAGTCACCATTGTG GCCAAAATTGACAATCAGGTCATCGGATATAAAGATTTGGCGGCCATACCCAAAGACAAAGCTATACTTGAAATTGAACGGCCAGACTTAATGATCTACCAACCCCACTTCAGCTACGTGTCTCTGGACAAATCAGATCAATTGCCTAGCAGTGGAGAG AGATCCATGTCACCCCGCTCGATCTCGCCCCCACCCTCTCCTGAG AGCTCCACATGCAAGGAGCCGAGAGAGTGCCTGGAGCAGCAGTCCCCAGCAGGGTCGTCACCAGCCCCCGTGGTGCCAAACCGCAGAATAAGCAGCACAGTCCGTCCACTGCAGCACTTCCACCGGCCGCAAAACGGCACCAACATCTACAAGAAGCCACCGATTTACAAACAAG ATCTGACGGTGCTGATTCCGCAGAGTAAACACATAGAGGACCTCATCATCGAGTCGTCCAAATTTCCTGCAGCACAGCCTCCTGACCCCAACCAGCCCTCCAAGATTGAGACAGACTATTGGCCCTGCCCGCCCTCCCTGGCTGTTTTGG AAACAGAGTGGCGGAAGAAGGCCACCTCTCAGAAGGGGAGAGAGGAAGACCACGAGGAAGGAGATGAGGAGTATGATGACGGGAACCTGATGGAGGACGTGTGGaggctgcagcagctgcagaagcAGGAGCTTAACAAG ATCCAATCCAACCTCGGGAAATTAATTTTGAAGGAAGAAATAGAGAGATCAGTTCCCAATCAAAGGAAAACCCGCTCCCTTCCGGATCGGACTCCCATGCACCTGG GGTCATCTTCCAGAGCTTCCAAATCCACCTCTCTTCCATCATGCAACAGAAGCGGCTTAACTCGG CTCCAGTCAGATGAGCTCTCCCCTGACAGCGATAAGGGAGGATCATCAG ATTTATCCCTATGGAATGCTCATGGTGACTCACAGAGGCCAGAGTAA